A genome region from Apus apus isolate bApuApu2 chromosome 2, bApuApu2.pri.cur, whole genome shotgun sequence includes the following:
- the TFAP2A gene encoding LOW QUALITY PROTEIN: transcription factor AP-2-alpha (The sequence of the model RefSeq protein was modified relative to this genomic sequence to represent the inferred CDS: deleted 1 base in 1 codon), producing the protein MKMLWKLTDNIKYEECEERHDSTSNGTARLPQLGTVGQSPYTSAPPLSHTPNADFQPPYFPPPYQPIYPQSQDPYSHVNDPYSLNPLHAQPQPQHPGWPGQRQSQETGLLHTHRGLPHQLSGLDPRRDYRRHDDLLHAPHGLGSGLADLPLHSIPHAIEDVPHVEDPGINIPDQTVIKKGPVSLSKSNNNAVSSIPINKDTLFGGVVNPNEVFCSVPGRLSLLSSTSKYKVTVAEVQRRLSPPECLNASLLGGVLRRAKSKNGGRSLREKLDKIGLNLPAGRRKAANVTLLTSLVEGEAVHLARDFGYVCETEFPAKAVAEFLNRQHSDPNEQVTRKNMLLATKQICKEFTDLLAQDRSPLGNSRPNPILEPGIQSCLTHFNLISHGFGSPAVCAAVTALQNYLTEALKAMDKMYLSNNPNSHTDNSTKSGDKEEKHRK; encoded by the exons ATGAAAATGCTTTGGAAACTGACGGATAATATCAAGTATGAGGAATGTGAG GAGCGCCACGACAGTACCAGCAACGGGACAGCCCGGCTACCCCAGTTGGGGACCGTGGGTCAGTCTCCCTACACCAGCGCCCCGCCGCTCTCCCACACCCCCAACGCCGACTTCCAGCCCCCctacttc ccccccccttacCAGCCCATCTACCCCCAGTCTCAGGACCCCTACTCCCACGTGAACGACCCCTACAGCCTCAACCCCCTCCATGCCCAGCcgcagccccagcacccaggaTGGCCGGGAcagaggcagagccaggagacgGGGCTGCTCCACACGCACCGGGGTTTGCCCCACCAGCTCTCAGGGCTCGACCCACGCAGGGACTACCGGCGGCACGACGACCTGCTGCACGCCCCACACGGGCTGGGCTCAGGACTGGCCGACTTGCCCCTCCACTCCATCCCCCACGCCATCGAGGACGTGCCG CACGTAGAAGACCCCGGTATTAACATCCCAGATCAAACTGTAATTAAGAAAG gccCCGTGTCCCTCTCCAAGTCTAACAACAACGCCGTCTCCTCCATCCCCATCAACAAGGACACGCTCTTCGGCGGGGTGGTGAACCCCAACGAGGTCTTCTGCTCGGTGCCGGGCCGCCTCTCGCTGCTCAGCTCCACCTCCAAGTACAAGGTCACGGTGGCGGAAGTGCAGCGACGCCTCTCGCCGCCCGAGTGCCTCAACGCCTCCCTGCTGGGCGGAGTGCTCCGGAG GGCGAAGTCTAAAAACGGAGGGAGATCTCTGAGGGAAAAACTGGACAAAATAGGATTAAACCTGCCAGCCGGGAGGCGTAAAGCTGCTAACGTTACCTTGCTCACGTCGCTCGTGGAGG GAGAAGCAGTACATCTAGCTAGAGATTTTGGGTACGTTTGTGAGACAGAATTTCCTGCCAAAGCAGTAGCTGAATTTCTCAACCGACAACATTCCGATCCAAACGAGCAAGTCACAAGAAAAAACATGCTTCTAGCTACGAA ACAGATCTGTAAAGAGTTCACCGACCTGCTGGCTCAGGACCGATCTCCCCTGGGGAACTCGCGGCCCAACCCCATTTTGGAGCCGGGCATCCAGAGCTGCCTGACCCACTTCAACCTCATCTCGCACGGCTTCGGCAGCCCGGCAGTGTGCGCTGCTGTCACTGCCCTGCAGAACTATCTCACCGAGGCGCTCAAGGCCATGGACAAAATGTACCTCAGCAACAATCCCAACAGCCACACAGACAACAGCACCAAAAGCGGCGACAAAGAAGAGAAGCACCGAAAGTGA